DNA from Evansella sp. LMS18:
GTAATCGAAAACTTCTTTAGAAGTATCTTTTGTAGGAATGACTTCAAGAAGCTTTAAGTATCTTGGCGGGTTGAAAAAGTGAGTTCCCAGGAAATGTCTGCGGAAATCTTCCGAACGGCCTTCTGCCATCGCTTCAATGGAAATCCCGGAAGTGTTGGAACTGATTATCGTTCCTTCTTTCCTGTGCTCATCAACCTGAGCAAAAACTTTCTGCTTTATTTCAAGGTTTTCTACGACTACTTCAATAACCCAGTCCACTTCGGAAAGACGCTTCATATCATCTTCCATGTTTCCAGCTTCAATGAGGTCAATATTTTCTTTTTTCGCCAATGGCGCCGGTTTTTGTTTTTTCAGCTTCTGAATCGATTCTGCCGCAAGCCGGTTTCTCACCGCTTTATCTTCCAGAGTCAATCCCTTCTTTTCTTCTGCTGAGGTCAATTCTCTTGGCACAATGTCAAGTAATAGTGTTGGAATACCGATATTGGCTAAATGAGCTGCGATACCAGAACCCATTACACCTGACCCTAATACTGCCACTTTTTTGATCTTCCCAGTCATGAAGTACCTCCTTCTCCCGCTTTGAATGAATACTCATTCATTTTTTGAGCAAAAAATTTTGCACGTAATGTGCAGCAAAATTTTACACGAAATGTTTACAACTATTACTATATAATTTTTTTCCCCCAGACGCAATAGTGTTGACTGAAAATTTTCTTAATTCTATTCATTTTACGTTTGTCATAGTGTTTTTGTGCAAAAAAAGTGCTTCTGTTTGTGGGAGTATAGTTCTCCGCCTCTGAAGTAAACTAACGGGGTGAATCTCATTATTTAAAAATAACGGAGGTGGATGGAAAATGGATCAGCAGACAACGGGAATGAACGAGCAGCCTGGCATGCAGCCTCAGCAGCAAAACATCATGCCTGAGCCGCCGGAAGTGATTACAAGCAAAGATCATTTATACATCAGTGATATGCTCTCCTGGAACTTACTTGCAATGAAAAAAGCGCACGCTTTCGCTGCACAGTGCCAGGATCAGCAGATTTCACAGGCGCTAGATGAAGCAGGAAGAATGCATCATATGCATTATCAGATGCTGCTCGCTCATTTTGATAAACAAAATCAATCTCAGAACAGCAGCCAATTACAATAAAGAAAGGAGGATTTTCCAGTATGAATAACGGACAAGGCCAGGGGCAAAATCAAGGACAGCAGCAAAGCAAGATCAAAAACCCTAAGACACAGATACCGGAAACACCCCAAATGACAGACAGGGATTATATTAACGACATGCTTGCAACGGAAAAATACATGACGACTTCCTATTCCACTGCGCTGAACGAAGTAAGCCATGAGGCATTATACATGGACCTGGAACAGGTTTTCGTGGAATCCCAGCGCTGCCAGCGTGACTTGTTTAATCTAATGTTTGAAAAAGGCTGGTACAGTTTCGAAGCTGCACAGCCGCAAACCCTTCAGCAGTCCTACCAGCGATTCACAGGTTACGAAAACCAGATACCCTACAGCAACGGGCAGAATAATCAGACACAATAAACTTGGAACGGAGGCAGATTCATTATCTGTCTCTTTTTGTTTTTTGGAAGACGGGGCCCTGCTTGTTGGATGGAATAAGCCCTTTTTTTCTGCAGAGACCGAAGTTTTTGCTGGAAATTCAGGTGTAATTTTTCTATTTCCGTACAGACTAGGAATATGAATATCACTGTCCTTTTTTTCATCATTTTAATTGCCGCGTGGCTGCTGGAATGGTTTGTGTTTACTGAATCCCATGAAAAGAAAAAGGAGGTATGGAGTAAAGCCGTCTTACTGAAAGGTTTACTTTCCTTTATGTTTCTGTGTGCTGTTTCGGCGGGATTCCTGATCAGCACCTTTTTCGAAAGTTCTTCTGTATTATGCAAAAATACCGGCTTGTTTTTTATCGGCAGCGGCTTGCTGCTGCGTTACTGGACTTACCGTTTTACGAAGCCTTATTTCACAAGAACCATCATTCCGCCGGAAGACCAGCCTCTGTACAGCAGCGGCCCATACAGATTTACGAGGCACCCTTTTCATACAGGTTTCTTCCTGATTGCTGCAGGAACGTGCCTGTATATAAGCGGCCACTGGCTCTCGCTGCTGTTTACCTTCATTTTTGTAGGAAGCGCCCTTCACTACAGGATGAGTCTGGAAGAGGCATTTTTACAGAAAAAATATGGTGAGATTTACGTTTACTGGTGCCGCCACCGATTCCGCCTCGTTCCTTTTCTATATTAATCTTAGTATTATTCCATGATTCTCGCGGCGAAAAAAACGGCCGGGCTCTTTATAAATTGAGCCCGGCTGTTTTTTTCTCACCTTATATTTTTCATTAAGGAGGCTGCTTTCTTATCTGATTCCTCAACTTTCGCACGCCTTTTTATTTCAGCCATAAATTCCTCGTCTTTTTCAGGAGAAACAAGTATTTTTTCAAACTTCCGATGCAGTAAAACTCCTTCTGACAGTGAACTGGAGAAAACATAAAGGGCCCCGTAGTCGTCTACTCCAATAGCTTGCTCAGCGATCCATAAAAATTTCCCCTGTGACTGGACAGCCCCAGGTTTTCCAATTGGTTCAGGGAGCTTTTCCGCATAAAAAATACTTTTATACGGGACAGACATTTTTATTTTGCCGGATAAAATAATATGCAATCCCTTCTCGTCCAAATGATACTGCAAATTCTCCAGCTTTTCTTTTTTGCTGATAAAAGGTATAGGCGGCTTGTTCGTTGCGTAAAGAATTGCGGCAGTCAAAAGGGGATAAAAGAACGGATACATGAAGTTCCCGAATACTGAAGCTCCTGGTACAGCTAAAGTGTATATGAGTACGCCCAGTGAAAAAAGGATCAAGGAATAAAATAAAATCACCGTAACATGGAAGGACGTTTTGTTTTTCCCCTCCAGACGGTCGCTTTTACATGGGTAGAATACTAAGTTCCCATCTTTTTTCGGCATCCTGCCCCTCCTTTTAAACACAATTTATCATTCCGGTTTCTCTCCCTTAATTATTCCAGATTTTTTCCCCTGTGTCTAATTATCAAAATATTTTAATTCCTTATTGCTAATCTTAATATGTTCGATTATAATCGAACTACATAACATGTCATTCGATTGGAGTCGAACAACTATGCAAGTAATTTCTAAGTTTACACCACAAATGGAATTCATCGTAAGTCTTTATGTTTTTTCCACAAAGAGTCTCTGGAAGAAAGTTGACCTTGGAACAAAGTGGCGAAACAAAACAGCCAAGTCTTTTGATGAGGACTTCCTGGAACAATTACAGAACGAGGACATTCTTACTACTATTAGCTGTGTCCATAGTGCTGTATTGCAGGGAGAAACAGGGGAATCCATTGAGGATTTATTATCCTGGATTTCAGAAACAGACCATCTCCCTCCTTCCCTGCCAACAATAAATCAGCTTCCGGCTGAACCAACCGTGCCCATAAGGGAGACAGGTCATATTTTTGAACAATGGCACAGGAATTATTTTTCTTCACTGGAGCCGCGGATTTTTGAGGAGCTTAATGATCAGCATCTTAAAACAGAAGAAGCACTGAATCAGCTTAACGAAGTGGATGTGATAGAAAAAACGACAAGAGGTTTCTATCTGGAAAATCAGTCTGATGAGCAAAAGGTATATCTCCTGCCCCAGTACCACTCCCGCCCTGTAGTTCTGTACAGCTATGGAGAAAACCAGCTCTATTACCAGTATGCCGCAGATGGAATAACAGGGCCTGGGCAGTCCATTCCTCCTGAGTCGATGCGGGCACAGCAGGCATTGGCGGATGAAAACAGAATGAAAATATTGAAATTCCTCGCAGAAGGCCAGCCGGAAACCTTCAAAAAAATCCATGCATACAGCGGCCTTGCAAAGAGCACTGTCCATCATCATCTGATCTCCCTCCGCGCAGCCGGGCTCGTCCGTATCCATATCTCCCCCGGCAGACCTGAAAGATTCAGCTACAGGGAAGAGGGCTTAACAGAGATGGAAAGGAAAATAAAAAAATATATTACATCGTAGGTATTAAACGGCAGCCTTAGATTAGTCAGTCTTTTGTTAAGGAAAATTTCATAATAAAACGGAGGAAAGAAAATGAAAGAGTTTATTTTCAAACGGTCGTTTTTGTTTTTATGGCTTGCCCAGGGAGCATCCGGTCTGGGAGGGACATTCGCTGCGTTTATCATTTCCTGGCTCGTTTACGACATATCTGGCTCGAAAATAGCTATGAGCATGATTTGGGTCTCCTTCATGGTGCCAAGCCTGCTGACTAATCTTCTCGCCGGTCCTTATATCGACAGGTTCCAGTACAAAACTGTAATGATCATTTCTGAATGGCTGAGAGCTGTAGCGTTTTTCGTCCCGGCCGTTCTGCTTATTACCGACCAGCTTCAGCTGCCCGTCCTTTTTATCGCGGCAATGGTTACAGGATTTGCCGAACCCCTCTTCCGGCCGGCCAGCATGTCCTATGTTGCGTTCATCCTGCCGAAAGAACATCTGCAGCGGGGGAATTCCATTCTCGAAGGTACAATGCAGACAATGATGCTCATTGGCCCGGCTCTGGGCGGGCTGCTGCTCACTATGCTGGGTCCGCTGGCGGTAATCACTATTCTTGTAACTGCGATTACGTTCTCAGGAGTTCTTCTGTTATCTGTGGAAAAAATGGAGCGGGATCAGCCTTCAGTGAAGCCATCATGGATGGCAATGTTTAAAGAAGGAATCGGATTTTTCCGGCTGTATCCTGTCCTGTTCTGGATCGGAATTCTGATGATGATTATAAATTTCAGTACTGGTGCAGCCCAGCCGATGTTTCTTCCATTTGTTATCGAACACCTCAGGGGCACAGAATTTCAATATGGACTGTTTATGTCCTTATTCTCCTTCGGCATGGTGTTCGGCTCTTTCATAACCGGCTTTTTCAGGCAGCCAAAGAACCTCCGTTTTGTTATGCTCGGCAGCCTGACTATGGGTGGCGTGTTGTTTATCCTTCTCGGCTTAACTACAAATGTGTGGCTGGCTCTGTTTTTTTCCATGTGCCAAGGTGTCTTCGCCATTGTTTTTACAATTAATAACACAACCTTTTACCAGAAGCGTGTCCCGGAAAATATCAGAGGGCGTGTCTTTACAGTCAGGGCTCTCCTGGCCCAATCGGGAATTCCGTTAGGTGCCGGGCTCGGCGGGGTGTTCGCGGAGATGTACAGCTTTACTTTATTGTTCGCAGGACTGGGGAGCCTCATCGTTATCGCTACTTTAATCGCGTGGAATTCGAGGATATTTTACCAGCTTAACGTACCTCTCGGGGAAAGTGCCGGCGTGGGGGATCCCGGGGCTGGGAAAAAAGCTGTGACATAATTGTTGAATTGAGGGTGCTTGGGGTAGGGTTTGCGGGGAGGTTGCGTTGGTTGGGGGTAAGGCACAAAAACTCGTTCATGCTCGCTAATGCTCGCTCTGGCAACCTGGCACCTCGGGACCGGGTTCCAGCGGACCGGGTTCATTCGTGCCAGGTTGGACAACTTTCATTTACTTGCGTTTTCTCACTTATTCTTCTTCTCTCAACCTGGCACTTTGGGACCGGGTTCATTCGTGCCAGGTTGAACAACTTTCATTTACTTGCGTTTTCTCACTTATTCTTCTTCTCTCAACCTGGCACTTTGGGACCGGGTTCCGGCGGACCGGGTTCATCGGTGCCAGGTTGAACATCCCCTTTTTTCTCACTCATTCTCCTTCATACTCCTTCTCCCCTCCTGGCACCTTGGTTCCAGGAACCCCAGTTCCAGGAACCTTGGGGACACGTTGACCACCTCCCTTTTCCTCACTCATTCTCCCTCATACTCCTTCTCCCCTCCTGGCACCTTAGTTCCAGGAACCCCAGTTCCAGGAACCTTGGGGACACGTTGACCACCTCCCTTTTCCTCACTCATTCTCCCTCATACTCCTTCTCCCCTCCTGGCACCTCGGTTCCAGGAACCCTGGTTCCAGGAACCTTGGGGACACGTTGACCACCTCACTATTCCTCACTCATTCTCCTCAATACTCCTTCTCCCCTCCTGGCACCTTGGTTCCAGGAACCCCAGTTCCAGGAACCTTGGGGACACGTTGACCACCTCCCCTTTCCTCACTCATTCTCCCTCATACTCCTTCTCCCCTCCTGGCACCTCGGTTCCAGGAACCCCAGTTCCAGGAACCTTGGGGACACGTTGACCACCTCACTTTTTCTCACTCATTCTCCTCAATACTCCTTCTCCCCTTCTGGCACCTTGGTTCCAGGAACCCCAGTTCCAGGTGCCCCGGTCCCAGGAACCCACGAAACGTTACCACCACACCCTCCCAAAAACCAAAACAAAAACCCCCGCGGCAGCAGGACCGCCCACGGAGGTTTGAAATGAATATTTAAATTGATTAAGAGCTTTTCTTCAGGAAGCCTGTGTAGCGGCGGTCGATGAGCTGGCTGTCGATTTGCTTCATCGTATCTAAAGCAACACCGACGACGATGAGCAGTCCTGTTCCGCCAATCTGTATCGCTGGCGGCAGCCCCATTGCTGCGGTAAACAGCAGAGGTACAATAGAAACTGATGCCAGGAACAGCGAGCCTACGAACGTGAGTCTGTAAAGCGTGCGGGTGATGTACACCTCGGTATTTTTACCAGGGCGGATCCCCGGAATAAAGCCGTTTTGTTTGCGGAGGTTTTCCGCCATTTGTTCCGGGTTGACCTGAACAAATGTATAGAAGTAAGCAAATCCGATAATCAGTGCTGCGTAAAACAGCATGCCGAAGAGCTGCGTATTATCAAAGTTGGCAACAATCCACTGGCCTACTGCAGTATCAGCACCGGCCAGGTTTGCTACTGTCGGTGGAAAAACGAACAGTGACATGGCGAAAATAACCGGGATAACACCTGCTGCGTTTACTTTCAGCGGAAGATGAGTTGACTGTCCTCCAGTAGGACGTCCTCCTGCAGCCATTTTCTTAGCGTACTGTACCGGGATTTTTCTGATTGCCTGATGTACGAAAACCACACCAACAATGATTGCCAGGACAGCAAGCGCTAACAATGCAATGATTACTATATTGACGAAAAGCTGATCGCCAGCATCCGCAATGTAGCTTGCGTATAATTGATTTACACCGTTTGGAAGGGCGGAGACGATACCACCGAAAATGATAATGGAAATTCCGTTGCCTATACCATTTGCAGTGATCTGTTCACCAAGCCACATGAGGAAGGCAGTTCCCGCAGTGAGGACAATGGCGATAAGAATGTACTTACCAAAACTAGGGTCCGGCACAAGGCCTGGCATGATATTGTTGAAACCTGCTGACAGCGCTAACCCTTGTAAAAATGCAATACCAATCGTTCCGTAGCGGGTAACCTGAGCAAGCTTTTTACGGCCTGCTTCTCCTTCTTTAGCCCACTCGGCGAATTTAGGAACAACGTCCATCCGTAGTAACTGGACAATAATGGAAGCAGTAATATAAGGCATGATTCCAGTTGCAAAAATAGAGAAGTTTTCTAGAGCTCCTCCCCCGAATGCGTTAAGGAAACCAAATGCAGCAAGTCCTTCGAAGTTGAGGACATCAGCATTGACGCCAGGTGCCGGAATATGTGCGCCGATACGAAACACAACCAGCATAAGTAATGTGAAGATAATCTTGTTGCGCAGATCCCCCACGCGAAAAATGTTACGGAGTGTACGAAACATGTGCAGCACCTCTACCTTTTAAAATGTGACCTTTCTCTATTGTTCGGTCTTGTTCTTACTAGAATATCATAAAACCTCGCAAAATTTAGATAATTTTTTAGAATCGACAAAAAAGGTTAATTTCCGCCGGAGTTTTCATGCTTCGGACTGCTATATTACTTAGTTTATATAATGATTTGTCACTCTTTTTCCGTGACATAAAAACTCAAAACACAAACCATCGACCCAGAGGTTACCTTCACTCCCCAGAACTCCCATCATTTCCTGTGACCTTTGAACCTTTTTTTCAGTCTATTTAAATTACAGGTTTAATTCGGAGCAATTCGCCACGACTTTCAATTATTTTCACCTTCATATGTACTTAAAAGAAAAGCAGCTGCTTTAAATATAAGACAGCCGCTTCTTTTCCTCTTCTTTGCTTATGTCTGCTCTGATAGTGTTGACAGGATTATTAGTGGAAAGTGGATAAACTCTTCCACCGTTCCGTTGAAATTTCTCCAGCCCTCTGGCAGAATCACCAGGAAAATGAACGATTGCAGCAGAAGTGCCGAACTCATTTTCAGACTGCCATAACACAGCCTCCCCTGGTAATGCATTTATGCCACCGGATTCCTCCCATGCCAGAAAATACACGGTATTGCCCTCTCCTGCAGGGTCCCCTGCTTCTTTGTTCAGGCCATGGGGTAAAAATTCCGTTTCTTTACTTTCAAGCAGTTCATGCTTATTTTTCAACAGATTTACCAAATCTTCCACAACAGCGCTCGCTGTCGGGAATTTACCTGCTCCTGGCCCCTGAAGCAATACAGATCCTACAATACTTCCTTCTATATTAATACCATTGTTTACGCCCTCTACACTGTACAAAGGATGGTCGTCGAGGATGAAACAAGGTGATACGGAAGCATGCACTTCCGTCCCTCTTTTCACTAAAGAAGCAATGTGTTTAATTCTTCCTCCTGCT
Protein-coding regions in this window:
- a CDS encoding helix-turn-helix transcriptional regulator, translating into MQVISKFTPQMEFIVSLYVFSTKSLWKKVDLGTKWRNKTAKSFDEDFLEQLQNEDILTTISCVHSAVLQGETGESIEDLLSWISETDHLPPSLPTINQLPAEPTVPIRETGHIFEQWHRNYFSSLEPRIFEELNDQHLKTEEALNQLNEVDVIEKTTRGFYLENQSDEQKVYLLPQYHSRPVVLYSYGENQLYYQYAADGITGPGQSIPPESMRAQQALADENRMKILKFLAEGQPETFKKIHAYSGLAKSTVHHHLISLRAAGLVRIHISPGRPERFSYREEGLTEMERKIKKYITS
- a CDS encoding MFS transporter, with amino-acid sequence MKEFIFKRSFLFLWLAQGASGLGGTFAAFIISWLVYDISGSKIAMSMIWVSFMVPSLLTNLLAGPYIDRFQYKTVMIISEWLRAVAFFVPAVLLITDQLQLPVLFIAAMVTGFAEPLFRPASMSYVAFILPKEHLQRGNSILEGTMQTMMLIGPALGGLLLTMLGPLAVITILVTAITFSGVLLLSVEKMERDQPSVKPSWMAMFKEGIGFFRLYPVLFWIGILMMIINFSTGAAQPMFLPFVIEHLRGTEFQYGLFMSLFSFGMVFGSFITGFFRQPKNLRFVMLGSLTMGGVLFILLGLTTNVWLALFFSMCQGVFAIVFTINNTTFYQKRVPENIRGRVFTVRALLAQSGIPLGAGLGGVFAEMYSFTLLFAGLGSLIVIATLIAWNSRIFYQLNVPLGESAGVGDPGAGKKAVT
- a CDS encoding PH domain-containing protein; this translates as MPKKDGNLVFYPCKSDRLEGKNKTSFHVTVILFYSLILFSLGVLIYTLAVPGASVFGNFMYPFFYPLLTAAILYATNKPPIPFISKKEKLENLQYHLDEKGLHIILSGKIKMSVPYKSIFYAEKLPEPIGKPGAVQSQGKFLWIAEQAIGVDDYGALYVFSSSLSEGVLLHRKFEKILVSPEKDEEFMAEIKRRAKVEESDKKAASLMKNIR
- a CDS encoding spore coat protein, with the translated sequence MNNGQGQGQNQGQQQSKIKNPKTQIPETPQMTDRDYINDMLATEKYMTTSYSTALNEVSHEALYMDLEQVFVESQRCQRDLFNLMFEKGWYSFEAAQPQTLQQSYQRFTGYENQIPYSNGQNNQTQ
- a CDS encoding isoprenylcysteine carboxylmethyltransferase family protein, whose translation is MNITVLFFIILIAAWLLEWFVFTESHEKKKEVWSKAVLLKGLLSFMFLCAVSAGFLISTFFESSSVLCKNTGLFFIGSGLLLRYWTYRFTKPYFTRTIIPPEDQPLYSSGPYRFTRHPFHTGFFLIAAGTCLYISGHWLSLLFTFIFVGSALHYRMSLEEAFLQKKYGEIYVYWCRHRFRLVPFLY
- the secY gene encoding preprotein translocase subunit SecY, whose amino-acid sequence is MFRTLRNIFRVGDLRNKIIFTLLMLVVFRIGAHIPAPGVNADVLNFEGLAAFGFLNAFGGGALENFSIFATGIMPYITASIIVQLLRMDVVPKFAEWAKEGEAGRKKLAQVTRYGTIGIAFLQGLALSAGFNNIMPGLVPDPSFGKYILIAIVLTAGTAFLMWLGEQITANGIGNGISIIIFGGIVSALPNGVNQLYASYIADAGDQLFVNIVIIALLALAVLAIIVGVVFVHQAIRKIPVQYAKKMAAGGRPTGGQSTHLPLKVNAAGVIPVIFAMSLFVFPPTVANLAGADTAVGQWIVANFDNTQLFGMLFYAALIIGFAYFYTFVQVNPEQMAENLRKQNGFIPGIRPGKNTEVYITRTLYRLTFVGSLFLASVSIVPLLFTAAMGLPPAIQIGGTGLLIVVGVALDTMKQIDSQLIDRRYTGFLKKSS